Proteins encoded within one genomic window of Candidatus Zixiibacteriota bacterium:
- the mutS gene encoding DNA mismatch repair protein MutS, whose amino-acid sequence MSKAPHKASTLTPLMQQFHAIKEQHPDKILFFRMGDFYEMFGDDAVRAAPLLNITLTSRSHGEAERIPLAGVPHHSADKYLARLLEKGEKVVVVEQVEDPRTAKGIVKRDIVEILTPGTATIDGVDDGERSLCLAAIKADGKKQLGLAALDLSTGSFVVDQDDEEEVLQRLKILEPEEILFPDDYDPEEIRRILELSGRKIGLTSFGAWNFDARTADRELNRHFETSTLDGFGLRDCKLGVAAAGAILRYLKENHRDHLGHIRRMARFDDNQTMTLDYNSVRNLELTRNLSDGSEENTLLATINRCVTAAGIRRLRQAILHPFKRHEPIERRLAGVAELTRQRDLSAAIRETLSGLPDIEKLAGRLGIGKLNPRQAAALGAGLKTASEVKEILDQANSPVLTELRAGIPDSSHTVQILERALVDEPPLTATKGNIFREGYSDKLDALNDSIRDARRYIGSLQEKERQRTKITTLKVGYNKVFGYYLEVTKANAEAVPEEYIRKQTLVNAERYITPELKEKEDLILTAEEKIFRLEEDLFSELAIELEKSIEAYLLTGQLLAELDLVAALAEIAVQNGYCRPEIYQDTRLVIEGGRHAVIEAVLPSGQFVANDTRLATDGDAIAILTGPNMSGKSTYLRQIGLIVILAQIGSFVPAERAEIGLVDRVFTRVGALDNLARGQSTFLVEMVETANILNNATERSLVLLDEVGRGTSTFDGLSVAWAVVEHINEHNLSRTVFATHYHELTSLAQIYDRVKNYQVTVRKWESQVLFLHQIIEGGCDDSYGIEVARLAGVPRQAIARARQILRLLESGKFNQSELGKGILKERLQPSLFDPQPSATEEAIRELDLENMTPLEALNLLKKLKEDLS is encoded by the coding sequence ATGAGCAAAGCTCCTCATAAGGCGTCGACCCTGACGCCTCTCATGCAGCAATTTCACGCTATCAAAGAACAGCACCCGGATAAAATTCTGTTCTTCCGCATGGGTGATTTTTATGAAATGTTCGGTGATGATGCCGTACGAGCGGCGCCGTTGCTTAACATTACCCTTACGTCCCGATCCCACGGTGAAGCGGAACGTATCCCTCTGGCCGGTGTACCTCACCATTCCGCCGACAAGTATCTGGCTCGGTTGTTGGAAAAAGGCGAGAAGGTGGTTGTGGTGGAGCAGGTCGAGGATCCACGCACGGCCAAGGGAATCGTCAAACGTGATATCGTTGAGATACTAACTCCCGGGACAGCCACGATCGACGGTGTCGATGACGGTGAACGTTCGCTTTGTCTCGCGGCAATAAAAGCCGATGGTAAAAAACAATTGGGGCTCGCGGCGCTGGATTTGTCTACCGGTTCGTTCGTGGTCGATCAGGATGACGAGGAAGAAGTCCTTCAGCGATTGAAGATTCTGGAGCCGGAGGAGATTCTTTTCCCGGACGACTATGATCCCGAGGAAATTCGCCGGATTCTGGAGTTGTCCGGTCGTAAGATAGGGCTGACTTCCTTCGGGGCATGGAATTTCGATGCACGCACTGCCGATCGTGAGTTAAACCGACATTTCGAAACTTCGACGCTGGACGGTTTCGGACTCAGAGATTGCAAGTTGGGTGTCGCTGCCGCCGGAGCGATATTGCGCTACCTGAAGGAGAACCATCGGGATCATCTGGGTCATATTCGTCGTATGGCTCGTTTTGACGACAACCAGACGATGACTCTCGACTACAATTCGGTTCGCAATTTAGAGCTGACGCGTAATTTATCGGACGGTTCCGAAGAAAACACGCTCCTGGCTACGATCAACCGTTGTGTGACGGCAGCTGGAATCAGGCGCCTGAGGCAGGCGATTTTGCATCCGTTCAAACGCCATGAACCGATAGAAAGACGTCTGGCCGGAGTAGCGGAGTTAACCCGACAACGGGATTTGTCGGCAGCGATCCGCGAGACGCTGAGTGGCCTGCCGGATATCGAGAAGCTGGCGGGTCGTCTTGGAATAGGCAAGCTCAATCCGAGACAAGCGGCCGCGCTGGGAGCGGGTTTGAAAACCGCTTCTGAAGTCAAGGAGATTCTCGATCAGGCGAATTCACCGGTGTTGACCGAACTTCGAGCCGGTATTCCCGACAGTTCGCACACCGTTCAAATACTGGAGCGAGCCCTGGTCGATGAACCGCCGCTCACGGCAACGAAAGGCAATATCTTTCGAGAAGGGTATTCCGATAAACTCGATGCGTTGAATGATTCAATTCGTGATGCTCGTCGTTATATCGGATCACTTCAGGAGAAAGAACGGCAACGGACAAAAATCACTACTCTCAAAGTTGGCTATAATAAAGTCTTCGGGTATTATCTTGAAGTAACCAAAGCCAATGCCGAAGCGGTTCCCGAGGAATATATCCGCAAACAAACCCTGGTCAACGCCGAGCGTTACATAACTCCGGAGTTGAAGGAAAAAGAGGACCTGATCCTTACGGCGGAAGAGAAGATATTCCGTTTGGAAGAGGACCTTTTCAGTGAATTAGCCATTGAATTGGAGAAGTCGATAGAGGCATATCTCCTGACCGGGCAGCTTCTGGCCGAGCTTGATCTTGTTGCGGCGCTGGCTGAGATTGCTGTTCAGAACGGTTATTGTCGTCCCGAAATTTATCAGGACACCCGTTTGGTGATAGAAGGAGGGAGACACGCGGTTATCGAAGCGGTGCTTCCTTCGGGGCAGTTCGTGGCTAACGATACCCGTCTGGCGACCGATGGTGATGCGATTGCGATTTTGACCGGTCCCAATATGTCGGGTAAATCGACTTACCTGCGCCAGATCGGATTGATCGTGATCCTGGCCCAGATCGGATCGTTCGTCCCGGCTGAGCGGGCCGAAATCGGCCTGGTCGATCGGGTGTTTACTCGTGTGGGGGCGCTCGACAATCTTGCTCGTGGTCAGTCGACTTTTCTGGTGGAGATGGTCGAGACGGCGAACATTCTCAACAATGCTACCGAACGATCACTGGTCCTGCTCGACGAAGTCGGCCGGGGAACATCCACATTCGATGGTCTCTCCGTAGCCTGGGCGGTCGTGGAACATATCAACGAGCACAACCTGTCCCGGACCGTTTTTGCGACACATTATCACGAGTTGACCTCTCTGGCTCAAATTTATGACCGGGTTAAAAATTACCAGGTAACGGTCAGGAAGTGGGAGAGTCAGGTTCTGTTTCTGCATCAGATCATCGAAGGGGGCTGCGATGATTCTTACGGGATCGAAGTGGCACGATTGGCCGGAGTTCCAAGGCAGGCGATTGCGCGTGCCCGGCAGATTCTTCGCCTGCTCGAATCGGGCAAGTTTAACCAGTCGGAACTGGGAAAAGGCATTCTGAAGGAACGGTTGCAGCCATCACTGTTCGATCCACAACCCTCGGCTACCGAGGAAGCAATCCGAGAACTCGACCTTGAAAACATGACCCCGCTGGAGGCGCTCAACTTATTGAAGAAGCTCAAAGAGGATCTGTCATGA
- a CDS encoding SPOR domain-containing protein: MKRFVLVVAVLLIGATNPKSETIYGLIAEGNLKQALDSISQVSTASTRDGNILFYASLLEPDADKAAQLMEAALSASVSAQHREQIYYRLAHYWYLKGDYSKLGGLVADYQAMWEAGNYRAEMQRFAILLDERNQEYEAAVRQADRYLLSFKKGIDGQWGRLDKARIMSKNGKKIAARKLLRELSREDGGPGVPTALYLLAEDAIETRKTDDAVFFYNLLREGYPSAVGLGALIEAMTGMSTPDAANTQAEEITGTYYSVKVGVFSVEENAKKLAEEFRQYGKPVDVIKKKISTTTYDVVMVGHFKDFAEASRFKDQIQAEHNEVFQVVAR, translated from the coding sequence ATGAAACGTTTCGTACTGGTTGTTGCTGTTTTATTGATTGGCGCAACCAATCCCAAAAGCGAGACTATCTACGGTCTTATCGCCGAAGGAAATCTAAAACAGGCTCTGGATTCTATTTCGCAGGTCTCGACGGCTTCAACTCGAGATGGGAATATCCTGTTCTATGCCAGTTTGCTTGAACCTGATGCGGACAAAGCAGCCCAGTTGATGGAAGCAGCATTGTCTGCTTCGGTCTCGGCTCAACATCGCGAGCAAATTTATTATCGCTTGGCCCATTACTGGTATCTCAAGGGTGATTACAGCAAGCTCGGCGGGCTGGTCGCGGATTATCAGGCGATGTGGGAAGCGGGTAATTATCGGGCGGAGATGCAGCGTTTCGCTATTTTGCTCGATGAACGCAATCAGGAGTATGAGGCTGCGGTGCGTCAGGCGGATCGTTATTTGTTGTCTTTCAAAAAAGGAATCGACGGTCAATGGGGGCGTTTGGACAAAGCCCGCATTATGAGTAAAAACGGTAAGAAGATTGCCGCTCGAAAGCTATTACGAGAATTGTCACGCGAAGACGGCGGACCGGGAGTCCCCACGGCGCTTTACCTGTTGGCTGAAGATGCGATTGAGACCAGAAAAACCGACGACGCGGTGTTTTTCTACAACCTCTTGCGCGAGGGCTACCCCTCAGCCGTTGGTTTAGGAGCTCTAATCGAAGCTATGACCGGTATGTCGACTCCGGACGCTGCCAATACCCAGGCAGAAGAAATCACCGGGACATATTACTCCGTAAAGGTCGGGGTGTTCTCGGTGGAAGAGAACGCCAAGAAGTTGGCCGAAGAGTTTCGCCAATACGGCAAACCGGTGGATGTTATCAAAAAGAAGATTTCTACAACTACTTACGACGTGGTTATGGTCGGACATTTCAAAGACTTTGCCGAAGCGAGTCGTTTCAAGGATCAAATCCAGGCGGAGCATAACGAGGTCTTTCAGGTCGTCGCGCGATGA
- a CDS encoding tetratricopeptide repeat protein — protein MVEYLTLFFVLLFASVAFYLAYDRYFRKEAKSDSALYVEALRDLLDGRPESAFGKLRQVVISDADNIDAYMRLGQILREHKKPDRALQVHKDLTLRQDLGAEKKVAILRHLALDYADLGERDTAEAALRELISLHPDSHWAFSQLLRLQRDAGNWSEAYDTAAKLLKLENSKSKKPLAYFKYRMGMQLFEKLEYHKARVLFKEAIGLNPEFSPAYVAIGDSYCEEKRFEDAVNFWKKLIDAVPGEGHQVLDRLERTLFDLGRFGDIADICESILSASPKDIPARLMLAEFHKKKGDLERAEEILLQVVEDNPDDIGPIIELIRIYVEQDDRKRLAAFVRQLGQKQEKKNGKPLGGIVDGSLIGIN, from the coding sequence ATGGTAGAATACTTGACTTTGTTCTTCGTCCTGTTGTTTGCGTCGGTCGCGTTCTATCTGGCGTACGATCGTTATTTTCGCAAGGAGGCGAAATCCGATTCGGCGTTGTATGTCGAAGCCTTGCGTGATCTTCTCGATGGGCGACCGGAATCGGCGTTCGGTAAGCTGCGCCAGGTAGTTATTTCCGACGCGGACAATATCGACGCATACATGCGTCTGGGCCAGATTCTCCGGGAACACAAGAAACCGGACCGGGCGCTTCAAGTTCATAAAGATTTAACCTTACGGCAGGATCTCGGGGCCGAGAAGAAGGTTGCGATTTTAAGGCACCTGGCGCTTGATTATGCTGATTTGGGAGAGAGGGATACCGCTGAAGCCGCATTGCGTGAATTGATCTCATTGCACCCGGACAGCCATTGGGCCTTCTCGCAACTGCTGCGTCTCCAACGCGATGCCGGGAACTGGTCAGAGGCTTACGATACCGCCGCCAAATTGCTGAAATTGGAAAATTCGAAGTCCAAGAAACCGCTGGCATACTTTAAGTATCGTATGGGCATGCAGTTGTTCGAAAAGCTCGAATATCATAAGGCTCGCGTGTTGTTCAAGGAAGCAATCGGTCTTAATCCTGAATTCTCACCGGCCTATGTCGCGATTGGCGATTCTTATTGTGAAGAGAAACGGTTCGAGGACGCCGTCAATTTTTGGAAGAAACTTATTGATGCCGTTCCCGGTGAGGGGCATCAGGTGCTTGACCGATTAGAGCGGACTTTGTTTGACCTCGGGCGTTTCGGTGACATTGCCGATATTTGCGAATCGATTTTATCGGCCTCTCCCAAAGATATCCCGGCTCGACTCATGCTCGCGGAGTTCCACAAGAAGAAAGGGGATCTGGAGCGAGCGGAAGAGATCCTTTTACAAGTAGTCGAAGACAATCCTGACGATATCGGCCCGATCATTGAACTGATCAGGATTTATGTCGAGCAGGATGACCGGAAGCGTCTGGCTGCGTTCGTGCGTCAACTCGGACAGAAGCAAGAGAAGAAGAACGGTAAACCGCTGGGCGGCATCGTTGACGGAAGTCTCATCGGAATCAACTGA
- a CDS encoding LapA family protein, with the protein MWAIRAILIVIMVLVVVAFAYYNLNAAQVVDVDLVWAKYVDVPLITVVFWAFVAGLLVSMFIAISTYIKQSIQLRTYRKRIRALESEVAVLRNRPIEESADLLKGADKKGPDSGPVLSSGD; encoded by the coding sequence ATGTGGGCGATTAGGGCCATTTTGATAGTCATTATGGTGCTGGTGGTAGTGGCGTTTGCCTATTACAATCTCAATGCCGCCCAGGTGGTTGACGTGGACTTAGTCTGGGCCAAGTATGTCGACGTACCGTTGATTACGGTGGTGTTTTGGGCTTTTGTGGCGGGACTACTTGTGTCGATGTTCATTGCAATCTCCACTTATATCAAGCAGTCGATTCAACTCCGTACCTACCGTAAAAGGATACGGGCTCTCGAAAGTGAGGTGGCGGTGTTGCGAAATCGACCAATCGAGGAGTCCGCGGACCTGCTAAAAGGTGCGGACAAGAAAGGTCCCGACAGTGGTCCGGTGTTGTCGTCGGGCGACTAA
- a CDS encoding DUF3473 domain-containing protein has protein sequence MKESFNLLTVDLEEWFVVEALRSRFPVEKWDELPSTLVKNTRRLLDMFHRKDVMATFFVLGWCAERYPNLVAEIAERGHEISCHSYSHRRVDSLGPEEFRKDTMRAMDALIRAIGTRPRGYRAPSWSISNNVPWAFETLADLGFDYDSSIFPIKHDLYGMPHGPRTLFRMKFPDDKYLYEMPASTYNLMGKNIPVAGGGYLRHCPYWYSKMVIRSLNRGGRPAVVYIHPWELDPDPPVIDGLSASQRLRTYGSTNILAAKMDRLLSDFHFTTMSHYIAASRRQQIGFH, from the coding sequence ATGAAGGAATCATTCAATTTACTGACTGTCGACCTTGAAGAGTGGTTCGTTGTCGAGGCGTTGCGGTCTCGTTTCCCGGTAGAGAAATGGGATGAATTGCCGTCGACATTGGTCAAGAATACTCGCCGACTGCTGGATATGTTTCATCGCAAGGATGTGATGGCAACTTTCTTCGTTCTTGGTTGGTGTGCGGAACGGTATCCCAATCTGGTTGCGGAGATAGCCGAACGGGGACATGAAATATCTTGCCACAGTTATTCCCATCGTCGTGTCGACTCCCTGGGTCCCGAAGAGTTTCGTAAAGACACCATGCGTGCGATGGATGCGCTGATAAGAGCCATCGGGACTCGACCACGGGGGTATCGCGCTCCGAGTTGGTCAATAAGCAACAATGTCCCATGGGCTTTCGAGACTCTGGCCGATCTCGGTTTTGATTATGACAGCTCGATTTTTCCGATCAAACATGACCTGTACGGCATGCCTCACGGACCCCGTACACTCTTTCGGATGAAATTCCCGGACGACAAGTATCTATACGAAATGCCTGCCTCGACTTACAACCTGATGGGCAAGAACATCCCGGTGGCCGGAGGCGGGTATCTTCGGCATTGTCCCTATTGGTATTCAAAAATGGTCATTCGCAGCCTGAACCGAGGGGGCCGGCCGGCGGTGGTTTATATCCACCCCTGGGAGCTGGACCCTGATCCGCCTGTTATTGATGGCCTTTCAGCCAGCCAGCGACTACGGACTTATGGCTCAACCAATATCCTGGCCGCCAAAATGGATCGACTTTTGTCCGATTTCCACTTCACCACGATGAGCCATTATATTGCGGCATCACGCCGACAACAGATAGGCTTTCATTAG
- a CDS encoding CpsD/CapB family tyrosine-protein kinase, which translates to MKRKRLSVIDAFALESPFATEFRRLLYKLEQARGDRELKSLLMTSAMLSEGKSTASAFLAITAATHKGMNTLLIDCDLRRPSIHKLFALDREPGLSEVLVEGYGPRDAVHHTSIDKLDIMTCGRMHDTPTEIFDAEAIGVMVEQMKLYYDLILLDAAPILPVSDPMLLSSKVDGVILVIKAGATQKDVILRAVDVIDPGRRNILGVVLNNMNSSLPSQYDYRYYGYDYKPSKPEGKAPPRVRKRGEKKSRRQNEQDTYASDR; encoded by the coding sequence GTGAAACGTAAACGTCTGTCAGTCATCGATGCTTTTGCTCTTGAATCGCCGTTCGCAACGGAGTTTCGAAGACTGCTTTATAAATTGGAACAGGCGCGCGGTGATCGTGAGTTAAAGAGTCTGCTGATGACTTCGGCTATGCTCTCGGAGGGGAAATCTACAGCTTCGGCATTTCTTGCCATAACCGCAGCGACACACAAAGGGATGAACACTCTGCTGATCGATTGCGACCTGAGGCGGCCTTCCATTCACAAGCTGTTTGCCCTGGATCGAGAGCCGGGTTTGTCCGAGGTGCTGGTTGAAGGTTATGGCCCGAGAGATGCCGTACATCATACCTCGATAGATAAACTTGATATAATGACCTGCGGCCGAATGCACGACACGCCGACAGAGATATTCGATGCTGAAGCGATAGGGGTTATGGTCGAACAGATGAAGCTTTATTACGACCTGATCCTGTTGGATGCCGCTCCGATTCTCCCCGTTTCCGATCCGATGCTTCTGAGTTCCAAGGTGGACGGAGTAATTTTGGTCATCAAGGCCGGAGCGACGCAGAAGGATGTGATCTTGAGAGCGGTGGATGTTATCGATCCCGGTCGCCGTAATATCCTTGGGGTAGTTCTTAACAATATGAATTCCAGCCTCCCTTCACAATATGACTATCGTTACTACGGATACGACTACAAGCCTTCGAAACCGGAAGGAAAAGCCCCACCGCGGGTGCGCAAGCGGGGGGAAAAGAAATCCCGACGGCAAAACGAGCAGGATACTTATGCCTCTGACCGCTGA